A single region of the Gemmatimonadales bacterium genome encodes:
- a CDS encoding PDZ domain-containing protein, whose protein sequence is MAAALMLLSTAGTLRGQAPAPAPPRSAPLTNLRYEVAYDSAAAQNRSIAVTMSFDVTGPGPVLLSFPAWTPGSYELGFFARWVSSFSASAGAKPLAWDKLDYDTWRVQPAGARSMTVKFAYLADTLDNAMAWGRPDFLLFNGTNVLPYPEGRGTDFAATVTVKTQPGWIVATGMEPAGQPGTYRESNYHDLVDKPFFVGRMDYDSMEIAGTWTRLATYPVGALTGPARAQLWGQVSKAIPAEAAVFGETPWKSYDIMAIFDSTFNGASALEHTNSHVGIYTTQLIGTPDLASILAHEIFHAWNVKRLRPADMVPYRYDRPEPTPWLWVSEGITDYYADLALVRGGITTPEQFMKGTAEHMADVANAPPTALEDASLSTWIHPTDGTQYLYYPKGALAGFMLDILIRDASDNRRSLDDVMRGLYRATYKQGRGFTATDWWKAVSAAAGGKSFADFNTRYVDGREPYPWNQVLPLAGMRQVTDTIREPRLGIAAGGDSGRAVVVKQLEPNSAAADAGVQVGDELLALGDVQVTNSDFGPAYRKRYANSDGQALPIRVRRGTDTLTLNAKVRLVTRMENRLVADPTPSDKARRIQQGILTGKTGS, encoded by the coding sequence ATGGCCGCCGCCCTTATGCTCCTGAGTACGGCGGGCACCCTTCGTGGGCAGGCGCCCGCGCCCGCCCCGCCTCGGTCGGCTCCGCTGACCAACCTGCGTTACGAGGTCGCCTACGACTCGGCGGCAGCACAGAATCGAAGCATCGCGGTGACGATGAGCTTCGACGTAACAGGACCGGGACCGGTGCTCCTCTCCTTTCCTGCCTGGACGCCTGGATCCTATGAACTCGGCTTCTTCGCGAGGTGGGTCTCGAGCTTCTCCGCCAGTGCGGGAGCGAAGCCACTCGCCTGGGACAAGCTCGACTACGACACGTGGCGGGTGCAGCCGGCCGGGGCCCGCTCGATGACGGTGAAGTTCGCCTATCTGGCCGACACCTTGGACAATGCCATGGCCTGGGGCCGGCCCGACTTCCTGCTCTTCAACGGCACCAACGTGCTGCCCTACCCCGAGGGACGCGGCACCGACTTCGCGGCGACGGTCACGGTGAAAACCCAGCCCGGCTGGATCGTGGCCACCGGCATGGAGCCCGCGGGCCAGCCGGGGACCTATCGCGAATCGAACTACCACGATCTGGTAGACAAGCCCTTCTTCGTGGGCCGCATGGACTACGACAGCATGGAGATCGCCGGAACCTGGACCCGGCTCGCCACCTATCCGGTCGGGGCGCTTACCGGGCCGGCGCGAGCCCAGCTCTGGGGTCAGGTGAGCAAGGCGATTCCGGCTGAAGCGGCGGTGTTCGGAGAGACCCCGTGGAAGAGCTACGATATCATGGCGATCTTCGATTCCACCTTCAACGGGGCGAGCGCGCTGGAGCACACCAACTCGCATGTCGGGATCTACACCACCCAGCTGATCGGAACCCCGGACCTCGCGTCGATCCTCGCGCACGAGATCTTCCACGCGTGGAACGTGAAGCGGCTCCGTCCAGCCGACATGGTACCGTACCGCTACGACCGGCCCGAACCGACGCCCTGGCTCTGGGTGAGCGAAGGGATCACCGACTACTACGCCGACCTGGCCCTGGTCCGCGGCGGAATCACCACGCCGGAACAGTTCATGAAGGGCACCGCCGAGCATATGGCCGACGTGGCCAACGCGCCGCCGACCGCGCTGGAGGACGCCTCGCTTTCGACTTGGATCCATCCCACGGATGGGACCCAATACCTCTACTACCCGAAAGGCGCCCTTGCCGGGTTCATGCTGGACATCCTCATCCGGGATGCCAGCGACAACCGGCGCTCGCTGGACGACGTGATGCGCGGCCTCTACCGGGCGACGTACAAGCAGGGCCGCGGCTTCACCGCCACGGACTGGTGGAAGGCGGTCAGCGCGGCGGCCGGGGGAAAGAGCTTCGCCGATTTCAACACCAGGTACGTGGACGGCCGCGAGCCGTATCCCTGGAACCAGGTGCTCCCGCTCGCGGGGATGCGCCAGGTCACCGATACGATTCGCGAGCCGCGGCTGGGCATCGCCGCCGGCGGGGACTCGGGTCGGGCGGTCGTGGTCAAGCAGTTGGAGCCCAACAGCGCCGCCGCCGATGCCGGGGTGCAGGTGGGAGACGAGCTGCTCGCCCTGGGCGACGTCCAGGTCACGAATTCCGATTTCGGCCCGGCATACCGGAAGCGCTACGCCAACAGTGACGGGCAGGCGCTCCCCATCAGGGTGCGGCGGGGGACCGATACCCTGACGCTCAACGCGAAGGTGCGGCTGGTCACCCGCATGGAGAACCGACTGGTGGCGGACCCCACCCCCTCGGACAAAGCCCGGCGGATCCAGCAGGGGATTTTGACGGGGAAGACCGGCTCGTAA
- a CDS encoding alkaline phosphatase family protein produces MVVIAVDQLRPDYLPRYARQFTGGFRRILDAAAFFDHARQDHAITETAPGHSTILSGRDPAHTGIVSNQRGVADSDAPILGSASAPGASPRKFRGTTLYDWMRAADPDTRVLSVSRKDRGAILLVGRARAPVYWWVDGRFTTSRYYADSLPGWVQAFNARHSAERFAGRAWTPLLPAGEYAEPDSAPYENGGHEVAFPHPFPDDPVETARAFQRYPWMDSLTLAFALEGVHALGLGARARPDLLTISLSTTDAVGHAFGPDSRELHDHLLRLDRWLGWFMEALAKSVPGGRTLVVLTADHGVQSFPERSPGLGRVSLDDLVASAQGALSHFWSASPALDFDSGLLSADTAALRSRGVKLDSLAAALAAQATRRTGVRRVYTPASLRSSPPHDPEAALWRRTIPPGHGWLLCASLRPGFVWSPPDQLIAEHGSTAPADLEVPIAFMGRGVRPAVIHRPIDTVDIAPTLAALLGLRPAEALDGVPLPEVLPLH; encoded by the coding sequence GTGGTCGTGATCGCCGTCGATCAGCTTCGCCCGGACTACCTGCCGCGATACGCCCGCCAATTTACCGGCGGGTTCCGCCGGATTCTCGACGCCGCGGCGTTCTTCGATCACGCCCGCCAGGATCACGCGATTACCGAGACCGCCCCGGGACACTCCACCATTCTGTCCGGCCGGGATCCGGCGCATACCGGCATCGTGAGCAATCAGCGGGGCGTCGCCGATTCGGACGCGCCGATCCTTGGGTCGGCCAGCGCCCCCGGCGCCTCACCCAGGAAGTTCCGCGGCACCACCCTCTACGATTGGATGCGTGCCGCCGATCCCGACACCCGGGTCCTCTCGGTGTCCCGCAAGGATCGCGGCGCTATTCTGCTGGTCGGACGGGCGCGGGCACCGGTGTACTGGTGGGTGGACGGCCGATTCACCACCAGCCGCTATTACGCTGACTCGCTGCCCGGCTGGGTCCAGGCGTTCAACGCGCGCCATTCCGCCGAACGGTTCGCCGGGCGCGCCTGGACGCCGCTGCTCCCCGCCGGGGAGTACGCCGAGCCGGATAGCGCGCCGTACGAGAACGGCGGACACGAGGTCGCCTTTCCCCATCCGTTCCCGGACGATCCGGTCGAGACCGCGCGCGCCTTTCAGCGCTATCCCTGGATGGACTCGCTCACTCTCGCATTCGCGCTGGAGGGCGTACACGCGCTGGGGCTGGGCGCGCGGGCCCGGCCCGATCTGCTCACCATTTCGCTCTCCACCACCGACGCCGTCGGCCACGCCTTCGGCCCGGACAGCCGGGAGCTGCACGACCATCTGCTCCGATTGGATCGCTGGCTCGGCTGGTTCATGGAGGCACTGGCCAAGTCCGTTCCCGGCGGACGGACCCTGGTGGTGCTCACCGCCGACCACGGGGTTCAGTCGTTTCCCGAACGGTCTCCCGGACTCGGACGGGTGTCGCTGGACGATCTGGTGGCCTCCGCGCAGGGAGCTCTCTCCCATTTCTGGTCCGCGAGTCCGGCGCTCGACTTCGACAGCGGCCTGCTCTCCGCCGACACCGCGGCGCTCCGGTCCCGGGGAGTGAAGCTCGACAGCCTCGCGGCGGCGCTCGCCGCCCAGGCCACTCGACGGACCGGCGTACGCCGGGTCTACACCCCCGCGTCGCTTCGCAGCAGCCCACCTCATGACCCAGAGGCCGCCCTGTGGCGCCGGACGATCCCGCCGGGACACGGCTGGCTGCTCTGTGCCTCCCTCAGGCCAGGGTTCGTCTGGTCGCCTCCCGACCAGCTCATCGCCGAGCACGGGAGCACCGCCCCCGCCGATTTGGAGGTGCCGATCGCCTTCATGGGACGGGGAGTCCGCCCCGCGGTCATCCACCGGCCGATAGACACCGTGGACATCGCCCCGACACTGGCCGCGCTGCTCGGACTCCGGCCGGCGGAGGCGCTGGACGGGGTGCCTCTTCCCGAGGTCCTGCCGCTCCACTGA
- a CDS encoding glutamate--tRNA ligase family protein: MTAIDLEALARRLPAHPRTRFAPSPTGYLHLGHVANAVYVWGVARALGGRVLLRMEDHDRGRCRPEYETALLDDLAWLGLEPDEGTVEHLRAGPSNLRQSDCGDAYATALSRLSASVFACDCSRKDIALDGGDVFNEETRYPGRCRNRGLDPAPGRSIRVRIDPGEERFVDARLGEQRQDPDQQCGDLLLRDRLGNWSYQLAVVVDDLRHGVDLVVRGEDLLSSTGRQLRLGRLLGRSTPPVFLHHPLIRKPSGEKLSKAASDTGVRELRAQGMSPGAVLGRAAWLTGVIERPRDLGPEELAGLFGAVSDNRSAPSDSAPLGPKGRRT, encoded by the coding sequence GTGACGGCCATCGATCTCGAGGCGCTTGCCCGCCGTCTGCCGGCCCATCCCCGCACCCGTTTCGCGCCGAGTCCCACCGGGTATCTGCACCTCGGCCATGTGGCCAACGCGGTCTATGTCTGGGGAGTGGCGCGGGCGCTGGGTGGCCGCGTGCTGCTCCGGATGGAAGACCATGACCGTGGGCGATGCCGCCCCGAGTATGAAACCGCGCTGCTGGATGACCTCGCCTGGCTCGGCCTGGAGCCCGACGAGGGAACGGTCGAGCACCTGCGGGCGGGCCCGTCGAACCTGCGGCAGAGCGACTGCGGCGACGCATACGCGACGGCCCTCTCACGGCTCTCGGCCAGCGTCTTCGCCTGCGACTGCTCCCGCAAGGACATTGCGCTGGACGGGGGGGACGTGTTCAACGAGGAGACCCGCTATCCGGGCAGGTGCCGGAACCGAGGGCTGGACCCGGCCCCCGGCCGGAGCATCCGGGTCCGCATCGACCCCGGGGAGGAGCGGTTTGTCGATGCGCGGCTGGGCGAGCAGAGGCAGGACCCGGACCAGCAGTGCGGCGATCTCCTGCTGCGGGACCGGCTGGGGAACTGGAGCTACCAGTTGGCTGTGGTGGTGGACGATCTTCGCCACGGCGTTGACCTGGTCGTCCGGGGGGAGGACCTGCTGAGCTCCACCGGCAGGCAGTTGCGCCTCGGGCGCCTGCTCGGCCGGAGCACGCCGCCGGTCTTCCTGCACCATCCGTTGATCCGGAAGCCGTCCGGCGAGAAGTTGAGTAAGGCCGCGAGCGATACCGGCGTCCGGGAGCTGCGGGCCCAGGGAATGAGCCCAGGGGCCGTGCTGGGCCGCGCTGCCTGGCTCACGGGTGTGATCGAGCGGCCGCGGGACCTCGGCCCGGAAGAGCTGGCCGGGCTGTTCGGGGCGGTTTCGGACAACCGCTCCGCTCCCTCCGATAGCGCACCGCTCGGCCCGAAAGGACGCCGGACATGA
- a CDS encoding FRG domain-containing protein → MTIREVIVTSLGDLIAEVTPTEPDPATGRRRGSGIYCGGADASLPLLTSLDQLGGTSRPHSKGDLEEYILRNFIRYSRPYFSTPPVNDWEVLVAAQHHGLPTRLLDWTYSPLVAAHFATVETGAGTDRAIWRLDWKQVHRRFGLPELALLIQDLEGLFGQARPFTPWSLFGGADREQRPFACMLEPPSLDARIVAQSATFTLCSDKRQPFDRFLDQHGLGQTLTKFVIPAHDAARLRDQLDLVSVDERRLFPDLDGVAAHLRRYYS, encoded by the coding sequence ATGACTATCCGCGAAGTCATCGTCACCAGCCTCGGCGACCTCATCGCCGAGGTCACGCCGACCGAGCCCGATCCGGCCACGGGTCGGCGGCGGGGCAGCGGAATTTATTGTGGTGGCGCAGACGCGTCGCTGCCCCTGCTCACCAGCCTCGACCAGCTCGGCGGCACCTCCCGGCCGCACAGCAAGGGCGATCTGGAAGAGTACATCCTGCGAAATTTCATCCGCTATTCCAGACCCTATTTCTCTACTCCTCCGGTGAACGACTGGGAGGTGCTGGTGGCTGCCCAGCATCACGGCCTGCCGACACGGCTCCTGGACTGGACCTACTCACCCCTGGTCGCGGCACACTTCGCCACGGTCGAAACCGGGGCGGGCACCGACCGGGCGATCTGGCGGCTCGACTGGAAGCAGGTCCACCGGCGGTTCGGTCTGCCCGAGCTGGCGCTGCTGATCCAGGACCTGGAAGGACTCTTCGGCCAGGCGCGGCCGTTCACGCCCTGGTCGCTCTTTGGCGGCGCGGACCGGGAACAGCGGCCGTTCGCCTGCATGCTGGAACCGCCCTCGCTCGACGCCAGGATCGTGGCGCAGTCGGCCACCTTTACCCTCTGCTCGGACAAGCGGCAGCCGTTCGACCGCTTCCTCGATCAGCACGGGTTGGGGCAGACGCTCACCAAGTTCGTGATTCCCGCCCATGATGCCGCGCGGCTCCGCGACCAGCTCGACCTGGTGAGCGTGGACGAGCGGCGCCTCTTCCCCGACCTCGATGGGGTCGCGGCCCACCTGCGGCGCTACTACTCCTGA
- a CDS encoding peptidylprolyl isomerase, with protein MNLWQGPMPRLRTNPLRSRLAGWRLGVLCAAAAGPAAAQDLPHVVIQTAAGDIEVEVDSERAPITAANFLRYVDLGFYRFGRFHRTVRPDNQPDNKIKIAVIQGGLDSLRVKDFPPIPLERTGVTTLKHKDGTISMARDAPNTATSDFFICIGDQPALDFGGKRNPDGQGFAAFGRVVQGMEIVRRINLAPAEGQQLTPPIKILNIVRR; from the coding sequence ATGAACCTGTGGCAGGGTCCCATGCCCCGACTGCGGACCAATCCGCTTCGCTCTCGCCTGGCCGGATGGAGGCTCGGCGTCCTCTGTGCGGCCGCGGCTGGGCCTGCGGCCGCACAGGACCTGCCCCACGTCGTGATTCAGACCGCCGCCGGCGACATCGAAGTGGAGGTGGACTCCGAGCGCGCACCGATTACCGCGGCCAACTTCCTGCGCTACGTCGATCTCGGCTTCTACCGCTTCGGCCGGTTTCACCGGACTGTGAGGCCGGACAACCAGCCGGACAACAAGATCAAGATCGCCGTCATCCAGGGCGGACTCGACTCGCTGCGGGTCAAAGACTTCCCCCCGATCCCCCTGGAGCGGACCGGCGTCACCACGCTGAAGCACAAGGACGGCACCATCTCCATGGCGCGTGACGCGCCGAACACCGCCACTTCGGACTTCTTCATCTGCATCGGCGATCAACCCGCCCTCGACTTCGGCGGCAAGCGGAACCCGGACGGTCAGGGGTTTGCCGCGTTCGGGCGGGTCGTGCAAGGCATGGAGATCGTCCGCCGGATCAATCTGGCCCCCGCCGAGGGCCAGCAGCTCACCCCGCCGATCAAGATCCTGAACATCGTGCGGCGGTGA